One genomic window of Luteitalea pratensis includes the following:
- a CDS encoding discoidin domain-containing protein yields the protein MAAMPLPASGQNVALARAGARASASSVYSGGRFYPPAGAIDGDRTGTNWENGGVWADDTVDQFPDWLRVDFAGARTIDRIIVTTVQDDYANPVDPGAGLTFALFGLSDFSLQYWDGAQWQEVPGGAIAGNRQVLREVNFRPLTTTSIGVLVTGALAGYSRIVEIEAYEPGGTAPAPPPPATPAASPSVRLAWDPNPEADLAGYVLVWGPSPGVYTQSWTLDATATTHEVTSLAWGSRYYFAIRAFNIAGVQSLQSDEVTVLTDPAPAYMRVDVP from the coding sequence ATGGCAGCCATGCCGCTGCCGGCCAGTGGTCAAAACGTCGCCCTGGCCAGAGCAGGGGCAAGGGCGTCGGCTTCCAGCGTGTACAGCGGCGGCCGTTTCTACCCGCCCGCCGGCGCGATTGATGGCGATCGGACGGGCACCAACTGGGAGAATGGTGGCGTCTGGGCCGACGACACCGTCGACCAGTTCCCAGACTGGCTGCGGGTCGACTTCGCGGGGGCGAGGACGATCGACAGGATCATCGTAACGACCGTGCAGGACGACTACGCCAACCCTGTGGACCCCGGCGCCGGCCTGACGTTCGCCCTGTTCGGGCTCTCTGACTTCTCGCTGCAGTACTGGGACGGCGCGCAGTGGCAGGAGGTTCCTGGCGGCGCAATCGCGGGCAATCGCCAGGTGCTGCGTGAGGTGAACTTCAGACCGCTGACCACCACGAGCATCGGTGTCCTGGTGACGGGCGCCCTCGCCGGGTACAGCCGCATCGTGGAAATCGAGGCGTACGAGCCGGGCGGCACCGCGCCAGCGCCTCCACCGCCGGCCACCCCTGCCGCATCGCCAAGCGTGCGGCTGGCATGGGATCCGAATCCAGAAGCCGACCTCGCCGGGTACGTTCTGGTCTGGGGCCCGTCGCCGGGCGTCTACACGCAGTCGTGGACGCTGGACGCGACAGCGACCACGCACGAAGTGACAAGCCTGGCGTGGGGCTCACGCTACTACTTCGCCATCCGGGCATTCAACATTGCAGGGGTTCAGTCGCTCCAATCCGACGAGGTCACCGTGCTGACCGACCCTGCACCTGCGTACATGCGCGTGGACGTGCCCTGA
- a CDS encoding cistern family PEP-CTERM protein — protein sequence MRKTFSILSLSALWALSPVSANAAVIVDGVGDTFTVNFNGSDDNINTSVDPWLTSSALFLVQAYGANSLTLKVTVTNTTQSPYVSRVTGMGFDLDPAAIGADVTGIFTTDVIGGDFQPHGINDNFDVCVKNGQPNNCHASNGGVAQGTSGDFYLTLNFGSSIVPGVSFSNFAVRYQAIVYPQGQSGSGSGVGRGCVDDEADCGSDSDVPEPTSMALLGIGMLGAGVAARRKR from the coding sequence ATGCGTAAGACGTTTTCCATTCTCTCGCTCTCGGCCCTCTGGGCGCTCTCGCCCGTCTCGGCCAACGCCGCCGTCATCGTTGACGGGGTCGGCGACACCTTCACCGTCAATTTCAACGGCAGCGACGACAACATCAACACCAGCGTGGATCCGTGGCTGACGTCGAGCGCGCTGTTCCTCGTACAGGCCTACGGGGCCAACTCGCTCACGCTGAAGGTCACCGTCACCAACACGACGCAGTCACCCTATGTTTCGCGCGTGACCGGCATGGGGTTCGACCTCGATCCGGCAGCAATCGGCGCCGACGTCACCGGCATCTTCACGACCGACGTGATCGGTGGCGACTTCCAGCCGCACGGCATCAACGATAACTTCGATGTCTGCGTGAAGAACGGCCAGCCTAACAATTGCCACGCCAGCAACGGTGGTGTGGCGCAGGGCACCTCCGGCGACTTCTACCTGACGCTGAACTTCGGCTCGTCGATCGTGCCGGGCGTGAGCTTCAGCAACTTCGCGGTCCGCTACCAGGCGATCGTGTACCCGCAGGGCCAGAGCGGCTCCGGTTCGGGCGTCGGCCGCGGCTGCGTCGACGACGAAGCCGATTGCGGCAGCGACTCCGATGTGCCCGAGCCGACGTCCATGGCGCTCCTCGGTATCGGCATGCTCGGCGCCGGGGTGGCGGCTCGCCGCAAGCGGTAA
- a CDS encoding cistern family PEP-CTERM protein, whose translation MHLPRQLSLVVPIVLMCAASATGAPIMYAVGDSFTVGLNGSTGNITVGADPFLSAQARFTVTQWEGTSIVFSVDIANTSSTAPDYHSRITALGFNVDGDAIPGTSVSGAFSKVVLDDTVHAHGLASALGGPTDVCLKNGSSSGCESGQGGIAEGQSGLATLTLKFVALPASVALTDFFVRYQGVSTPAAQGLAGVGIATCVDADCDDESGQTVPEPTVLALFGAGLLGASYLRRRRQR comes from the coding sequence ATGCATCTGCCGAGACAGCTGTCCCTCGTCGTCCCCATTGTCCTGATGTGCGCCGCATCCGCCACCGGCGCGCCGATCATGTACGCGGTGGGCGATTCTTTCACGGTCGGCCTGAACGGCAGCACCGGCAACATCACCGTCGGCGCCGATCCGTTCCTGTCGGCGCAGGCCAGGTTCACGGTCACACAGTGGGAAGGCACGTCGATCGTGTTCAGCGTCGACATCGCCAACACCTCGAGCACCGCGCCTGACTACCACTCGCGCATCACGGCGCTCGGCTTCAACGTCGACGGCGACGCCATCCCCGGAACGTCGGTGAGCGGCGCGTTCTCGAAGGTCGTCCTCGACGATACGGTGCACGCGCACGGCCTCGCCTCCGCGCTTGGCGGGCCCACCGATGTCTGCTTGAAGAACGGCAGCAGCTCGGGGTGTGAATCCGGGCAGGGCGGCATCGCCGAAGGACAATCGGGACTGGCAACGCTGACGCTGAAATTCGTCGCGCTGCCGGCGTCGGTTGCGCTCACGGACTTCTTCGTCCGCTACCAGGGCGTCAGCACCCCGGCTGCGCAGGGCCTGGCCGGTGTCGGCATCGCAACCTGCGTGGATGCCGACTGCGACGACGAATCGGGGCAAACCGTTCCGGAGCCGACGGTCCTGGCCTTGTTCGGGGCCGGGCTCCTCGGCGCGTCGTACCTGCGTCGTCGACGACAGCGGTAG
- a CDS encoding potassium channel family protein: MSKRLYAVIGLGRFGSAVASTLVSLGQDVIGLDDNEDRVREIGELTTHALQIDATDIRALRQAGVNAADVAVISIGENIEASLLVVMQVKDLGVPHIIAKAVTPLHGRILEKLGVTRVIFPEREMAERTARSLVIPNALDYITLSSDFSIVEVTVPTKFVGQTLRSIELRARYGLTLVAIKRQVAGKEETLVSPPADQVLLEGDIVALLGKNEMLARIETIR; the protein is encoded by the coding sequence ATGTCCAAACGTCTCTATGCAGTGATCGGTCTCGGCCGGTTCGGCTCGGCAGTGGCCTCAACGCTCGTGTCACTGGGGCAGGACGTGATCGGCCTCGACGACAACGAGGACCGCGTCCGCGAGATCGGCGAGCTGACCACCCACGCGCTGCAGATCGACGCCACCGACATCCGGGCGCTGCGTCAGGCGGGCGTGAACGCGGCGGATGTGGCCGTGATCTCGATCGGGGAAAACATCGAGGCGAGCCTGCTGGTGGTGATGCAGGTGAAGGATCTCGGCGTGCCGCACATCATCGCCAAGGCCGTGACGCCCTTGCATGGCCGGATCCTGGAGAAACTCGGCGTCACCCGGGTCATCTTCCCCGAGCGCGAGATGGCCGAGCGCACCGCTCGGAGCCTGGTCATCCCCAATGCGCTGGACTACATCACGCTCTCGTCGGACTTCTCGATCGTGGAGGTGACGGTGCCCACGAAATTCGTGGGGCAGACACTGCGCAGCATCGAGCTGCGCGCCAGGTACGGCCTCACGCTCGTGGCCATCAAACGGCAGGTCGCCGGCAAGGAGGAAACGCTGGTCTCCCCGCCGGCCGATCAAGTCCTGCTCGAGGGCGACATCGTCGCGTTGCTCGGAAAAAACGAGATGCTGGCGCGGATCGAGACGATTCGTTAG
- a CDS encoding TrkH family potassium uptake protein, which translates to MPPEAKSTRPRALTPPQLLILSFLGLVVTGTLLLSLPWAGSTGTRIAWYDALFTATSAVCVTGLIVVDTSLDLSLFGQVVVLLLIQAGGLGYMTFSTLVGVALGRRITLQERQTLVEGLNAFSPEEVVRFALGVFRVTVIFEVVGATVLGAWWAGTHGLARGAWLGVFHAVSAFNNAGFSLFSDNLVGATNQPLVLITVSVLVILGGLGFFTILELGSIRRRALRLSLHSQLVIVATGILLVGGTIAIYFLERRNPATLGALPMGQAWVAAWFQSVVTRTAGFNSIAIGACRPSALFVMIILMFIGAAPGSTGGGVKVSTVGVILAALWATARGESDVVIFRRRIPPEQIARAFLICLVAFLAVNALAAVLLAREGRQLLPTLFEVVSAFGTVGMSTGEGASPLSLSGHFSVSGRLLISAMMFAGRIGPLTLLMAVARRGESSRLRYPEGKVLIG; encoded by the coding sequence GTGCCCCCCGAGGCGAAGTCGACACGGCCCCGGGCGCTGACGCCGCCGCAGTTGCTGATCCTCAGCTTCCTCGGTCTTGTCGTCACGGGCACGCTGCTGTTGTCTCTGCCATGGGCGGGATCGACCGGTACCCGCATCGCCTGGTACGACGCGCTGTTCACTGCGACGTCGGCAGTCTGCGTGACCGGCCTCATTGTCGTCGACACGTCGCTCGACCTCTCGCTCTTCGGTCAGGTGGTCGTGCTGCTCCTGATCCAGGCCGGCGGTCTCGGCTACATGACCTTCTCGACCCTCGTCGGCGTCGCGCTCGGCCGCCGCATCACGCTGCAGGAGCGACAGACGCTCGTCGAAGGGCTGAACGCATTCAGTCCGGAGGAAGTGGTGAGGTTCGCCCTCGGCGTGTTCCGTGTGACGGTGATCTTCGAGGTCGTGGGTGCGACGGTGCTGGGCGCATGGTGGGCGGGCACGCATGGGCTGGCGCGCGGCGCCTGGCTCGGCGTCTTTCATGCCGTGTCGGCGTTCAACAACGCCGGGTTCTCGCTCTTCTCGGACAACCTGGTCGGCGCCACGAACCAGCCGCTCGTCCTGATCACGGTGTCCGTCCTGGTCATCCTGGGCGGCCTCGGTTTCTTCACCATCCTCGAGCTGGGCTCGATTCGGCGTCGGGCGCTGCGACTCTCCCTGCACTCGCAGTTGGTCATCGTCGCGACCGGCATTTTGCTCGTCGGCGGGACGATCGCCATCTACTTTCTGGAACGCCGGAACCCGGCCACGCTTGGCGCCCTGCCAATGGGGCAGGCCTGGGTGGCGGCGTGGTTCCAGTCGGTCGTCACGCGCACGGCTGGCTTCAACTCCATCGCGATCGGCGCCTGCCGGCCAAGCGCGCTGTTTGTGATGATCATCCTGATGTTCATCGGTGCGGCGCCAGGCAGTACCGGTGGTGGCGTCAAGGTGAGCACGGTGGGTGTGATCCTGGCGGCGCTATGGGCCACGGCGCGCGGCGAGTCGGACGTCGTCATCTTCAGGCGGCGCATCCCGCCCGAGCAGATCGCCAGGGCCTTCCTGATCTGCCTGGTCGCCTTCCTGGCAGTCAACGCACTCGCGGCCGTGCTGCTTGCGCGCGAGGGCCGGCAACTCCTGCCAACGCTGTTCGAGGTGGTGTCGGCGTTCGGCACGGTCGGCATGTCGACGGGCGAAGGCGCGAGTCCCCTGAGCTTGAGCGGGCACTTCAGCGTGTCGGGACGGCTCCTGATCAGCGCGATGATGTTTGCCGGCCGCATCGGCCCGCTGACGCTGCTGATGGCCGTCGCGCGGCGCGGCGAATCCTCTCGTCTGCGGTACCCGGAAGGAAAGGTGTTGATTGGATAG
- a CDS encoding (2Fe-2S)-binding protein encodes MSEHTRSRPAGEGSLSATAEASASGPNFSRRTFLKSVGVAPVVAAAIAPDTADAQTAAVIGPDAAPLTLTINGQKRTVTVEPRTTLLDAMRQQLDLTGAKRVCDRGSCGACTVILDKRTAYACSVLAVDAEGADIRTIEGLTQGTVLHPVQQAIFEKDGTMCGFCTPGFVMSTVALLEETPNPTPAQARKALDGNICRCGTYVRLLEAALAVKGGTRG; translated from the coding sequence GTGTCCGAACACACGCGTTCACGCCCGGCCGGCGAGGGCTCTCTCTCCGCCACCGCGGAGGCGTCGGCGTCCGGCCCGAACTTCTCCAGACGCACCTTTCTCAAGTCGGTTGGCGTCGCCCCCGTCGTGGCCGCCGCCATCGCGCCCGACACCGCCGACGCGCAGACGGCTGCCGTCATCGGCCCGGACGCGGCGCCGCTGACCCTGACCATCAACGGCCAGAAGCGCACCGTGACCGTCGAGCCGCGAACGACGCTGCTCGACGCGATGCGGCAGCAACTCGACCTCACGGGTGCCAAGCGGGTGTGCGATCGCGGTTCCTGCGGCGCCTGCACGGTGATCCTCGACAAGCGCACCGCGTATGCCTGCTCGGTACTCGCGGTGGACGCCGAGGGCGCCGACATCAGGACGATCGAGGGGCTCACCCAGGGCACCGTCCTGCACCCGGTGCAGCAGGCGATCTTCGAGAAGGACGGCACGATGTGCGGCTTCTGCACGCCGGGCTTCGTGATGTCCACCGTGGCGCTGCTCGAGGAGACGCCCAATCCGACACCCGCGCAGGCGCGCAAGGCGCTCGACGGCAACATCTGCCGCTGCGGCACCTATGTGCGTCTGCTCGAAGCCGCGTTGGCGGTGAAGGGAGGCACCCGTGGCTGA
- a CDS encoding xanthine dehydrogenase family protein molybdopterin-binding subunit, with protein MADEPMVPIDSPIAGDQVAEVNLPASANPNSPYAWPKERKILSTRVNRIDGPLKVSGRAKYSYDVKRPGLLYGRILRSPHPHARITSIDLAPALAMKGVKAAVTIAKPGGKVMYVGDEVAAVAAATEDQARDAARAIKVEYEVLPFLASVEQALRPEAPPVFDGGNVKASQTEEEGNLQAGFAAAAHVVEQTYNTQVQTHVSLETHGCVCEWEGEKLTAWVSTQAVHGTREGFATSLGIPQANVRVITEHMGGGFGSKFGPDVQGIACARLAKEAKAPVQLMLDRREEHLAAGNRPSAYAKIKAGVSADGMLTAFDAETWGTGGAGASSGFPLPYIYTFPNRRRVHKDVYINAGQQRAMRAPGHPQGCFITEMLMDELADRVKMDPIEFRIRNLPPQAPNAMWREYFKVGASKFGWDKRHATGDPAPGPIKRGMGCAANRWGGGGRGTQAQCEILPDGGVVVRCGTQDLGVGTRTLIAVIAAETLGLQVKDIKVEIGDSNYPFSGGSGGSTTAPAVSPAIRVTVSKALQELATRVAPAIGVPAAQVTASNGRVHARDAPSKGLSWADACKRLQTTPVSVNAAWEAGLSASGSSGVQFAEVSVDVETGVAKVDRILCVQDCGLIVNQLTAESQCIGGMIMGVGYALYEDRILDRNTAAQVNPNMEWYMVPGMSDIPKIDIMLMNQPERGVIGIGEPPTISTAAAIANAVANAIGVRVRSIPLTPQKVITALGERAGGTL; from the coding sequence GTGGCTGACGAACCGATGGTGCCCATCGACAGTCCGATCGCCGGCGACCAGGTCGCCGAGGTGAACCTGCCGGCGAGTGCGAACCCGAATTCGCCGTACGCGTGGCCGAAGGAACGCAAGATCCTGAGCACGCGGGTCAACCGGATCGACGGCCCGCTCAAGGTCTCGGGGCGCGCAAAGTACTCGTACGACGTCAAGCGACCCGGCCTGCTGTATGGCCGCATCCTGCGGTCGCCGCATCCGCACGCCCGCATCACCTCGATCGACCTCGCGCCGGCTCTGGCCATGAAGGGCGTCAAGGCGGCGGTGACCATCGCCAAGCCCGGTGGCAAGGTGATGTACGTCGGCGATGAAGTGGCCGCCGTGGCCGCCGCGACCGAGGATCAGGCGCGCGACGCCGCCCGCGCGATCAAGGTCGAATACGAAGTGCTGCCATTCCTCGCGTCGGTCGAGCAGGCCTTGCGGCCCGAGGCGCCGCCGGTGTTCGACGGCGGCAACGTGAAGGCCTCGCAGACCGAGGAAGAGGGCAACCTCCAGGCCGGCTTCGCTGCGGCCGCTCACGTCGTCGAGCAGACCTACAACACGCAAGTGCAAACGCACGTGTCGCTCGAGACGCACGGCTGCGTCTGCGAGTGGGAAGGCGAGAAGCTGACGGCGTGGGTCAGCACGCAGGCCGTGCACGGCACCCGCGAAGGATTCGCCACCAGCCTCGGTATCCCGCAGGCCAACGTCCGCGTGATCACCGAGCACATGGGCGGCGGCTTCGGCAGCAAGTTCGGACCCGACGTCCAGGGGATCGCGTGCGCGCGCCTCGCGAAGGAGGCCAAGGCACCGGTCCAGTTGATGCTCGATCGCCGGGAGGAACACCTGGCGGCCGGCAACCGGCCCTCGGCCTACGCGAAGATCAAGGCGGGCGTCTCGGCCGACGGCATGCTCACCGCATTCGATGCCGAGACCTGGGGCACCGGCGGCGCCGGGGCGTCGTCCGGATTCCCGCTACCGTACATCTACACGTTCCCGAATCGCCGGCGCGTCCACAAGGACGTGTACATCAATGCGGGCCAGCAGCGGGCGATGCGCGCACCCGGTCATCCGCAGGGCTGTTTCATCACCGAGATGTTGATGGACGAGCTCGCGGACCGCGTCAAGATGGACCCGATCGAGTTCCGCATCCGGAACCTCCCGCCGCAGGCGCCCAACGCGATGTGGCGCGAGTACTTCAAGGTCGGCGCGTCGAAGTTCGGCTGGGACAAGCGACACGCGACCGGCGATCCTGCGCCGGGACCGATCAAGCGCGGCATGGGCTGCGCGGCCAACCGGTGGGGCGGCGGCGGTCGCGGCACGCAGGCCCAGTGTGAAATTCTCCCCGATGGCGGCGTCGTCGTGCGCTGCGGCACGCAGGACCTCGGTGTCGGCACACGGACGCTGATCGCCGTCATCGCGGCAGAGACCCTGGGCCTTCAGGTGAAGGACATCAAGGTCGAGATCGGCGACAGCAACTACCCGTTCAGCGGCGGCAGCGGCGGCTCGACGACCGCGCCGGCGGTGTCGCCGGCGATCCGGGTGACGGTCAGCAAGGCCCTGCAGGAACTGGCCACGCGTGTAGCGCCGGCGATCGGGGTGCCGGCGGCGCAGGTCACGGCCAGCAATGGTCGCGTCCACGCCAGGGACGCCCCGTCCAAGGGGCTGTCATGGGCCGATGCCTGCAAACGGCTGCAGACGACGCCGGTGTCGGTCAACGCCGCCTGGGAGGCCGGACTCTCCGCGAGCGGCTCGAGCGGCGTGCAGTTTGCCGAAGTCTCGGTCGACGTCGAGACGGGCGTCGCGAAGGTGGACCGCATCCTGTGCGTCCAGGACTGCGGCCTGATCGTCAACCAGCTCACCGCCGAGAGCCAGTGCATCGGCGGCATGATCATGGGCGTCGGCTACGCGCTGTACGAGGATCGCATCCTCGACCGCAACACCGCGGCGCAGGTCAACCCGAACATGGAGTGGTACATGGTGCCGGGGATGAGCGACATCCCGAAGATCGACATCATGCTCATGAACCAGCCGGAACGCGGGGTCATCGGCATCGGCGAACCGCCGACGATCTCGACGGCCGCCGCCATCGCGAATGCCGTGGCCAACGCCATCGGCGTGCGGGTGCGCAGCATCCCGCTGACACCGCAGAAGGTCATCACCGCCCTGGGTGAACGCGCGGGAGGCACGCTGTGA
- a CDS encoding FAD binding domain-containing protein, whose amino-acid sequence MKPFAYVKAANEQQALAALGRERGKVMPLAGGMDLVSLLKDRIATPDRLVNVKGLDATIAATPDGGLRIGAAVRLVDLQAHGAVTSQYGALMQAAAEVGTPQIRNLGTVGGNLMQRPRCWYFRNEDFPCLKKGGARCYSVDGENQFHAILGGGPCHIVHPSSLAVPLVAFGAKLRIAGPRGEKEVLAEEFFELPERNLFGETSLRPDELLTHVILPAAKAIKSATYEVRFRSSHDWPIAFASVALQLQGTTVSDARVVLGAVAPIPWRSPEAEAVLKGQTLNEATAAKAADAALAAATPMTQNAYKVQVAKTAVKRALLHAAGVTA is encoded by the coding sequence GTGAAGCCGTTTGCATACGTCAAGGCTGCCAACGAGCAGCAGGCGCTGGCGGCCCTCGGGCGCGAGCGCGGCAAGGTGATGCCGCTGGCCGGGGGCATGGACCTGGTTTCGTTGCTCAAGGACCGCATCGCGACGCCGGATCGACTGGTGAACGTCAAGGGGCTCGACGCCACCATCGCGGCGACACCGGACGGCGGGCTGCGCATCGGTGCAGCGGTGCGGCTCGTCGACCTGCAGGCCCACGGCGCGGTCACGTCGCAGTACGGCGCGCTGATGCAGGCTGCCGCCGAAGTGGGCACGCCGCAGATCCGGAACCTCGGGACCGTCGGCGGCAACCTGATGCAGCGGCCGCGGTGCTGGTACTTCCGCAACGAGGACTTCCCGTGCCTCAAGAAGGGCGGCGCGCGGTGCTACTCGGTGGACGGCGAGAACCAGTTCCACGCCATCCTCGGCGGCGGTCCGTGCCACATCGTGCATCCATCGAGCCTGGCCGTGCCGCTCGTGGCCTTCGGCGCCAAGCTGCGCATCGCCGGACCACGCGGCGAGAAGGAGGTGCTGGCCGAGGAATTCTTCGAGCTGCCGGAACGTAATCTCTTTGGCGAGACGTCGCTGCGTCCCGATGAACTCCTCACCCACGTGATCCTGCCGGCGGCCAAGGCCATCAAGAGCGCCACGTACGAGGTGCGCTTCCGTAGCTCGCACGACTGGCCGATTGCGTTCGCGTCGGTGGCGCTGCAACTGCAGGGAACGACGGTGAGCGATGCTCGCGTGGTGCTCGGGGCAGTGGCGCCGATTCCGTGGCGGTCGCCCGAAGCGGAAGCCGTGCTGAAGGGACAGACGCTCAACGAGGCGACAGCGGCCAAGGCGGCCGATGCGGCCCTCGCGGCGGCCACCCCCATGACCCAGAACGCGTACAAGGTGCAGGTGGCGAAGACCGCGGTCAAGCGCGCGCTCCTGCACGCGGCCGGCGTCACGGCCTGA
- a CDS encoding CHRD domain-containing protein — protein sequence MNRIGAALALMLAVTAPAQAAVIVYSTNLTDALEPNPSPATGFAMVTIDDVANTMRVQASFSGLLGNSTASHIHVINGPGDANTADQNGPVATTTPTFAGFPLGVTSGIYDQTFSLTASGSYNPAFVTAAGGTVPQARVAFLQGLDDERAYFQIHSSVALGGEIRGFLEAQDVPEPTSLTLAGLALAGLFLRRRSR from the coding sequence ATGAATCGAATTGGCGCAGCACTGGCCCTCATGCTCGCTGTTACGGCGCCGGCGCAGGCCGCCGTCATCGTCTACAGCACCAACCTGACCGACGCTCTCGAACCGAATCCATCCCCGGCAACGGGCTTTGCCATGGTTACGATCGATGACGTCGCCAACACCATGAGGGTGCAGGCGAGTTTTTCGGGGCTGCTCGGAAACTCCACCGCGTCTCACATTCACGTCATCAACGGTCCTGGAGACGCGAACACCGCGGACCAGAACGGGCCGGTCGCCACCACGACTCCGACGTTCGCGGGGTTCCCGTTGGGCGTAACGTCGGGCATCTACGATCAGACCTTCAGCCTGACGGCCAGCGGCTCCTACAACCCGGCCTTCGTGACGGCTGCCGGTGGAACGGTGCCGCAGGCTCGCGTGGCGTTTCTGCAGGGGCTTGACGACGAGCGCGCGTACTTCCAGATCCACTCGTCCGTTGCTCTTGGCGGCGAAATTCGCGGATTCCTGGAGGCACAGGACGTACCGGAACCCACCTCGCTCACGCTCGCCGGCCTGGCCCTCGCAGGCCTGTTCCTGCGTCGTCGTTCGCGCTGA
- a CDS encoding Lrp/AsnC family transcriptional regulator — protein MALIDRTLDTIELRLLGMLQDYARVSQADMARTVGLAPSAVLERLRKLEARGVIRGFAAVLDPRAVDLGQLAFVAVRVSGSGEQEENAGARLAAVPEVLEVHHVAGEDCYLLKVRTRDAQHLGALLRQRLGRIPGVVSTRTTVVLETVKETSRLPLETRTDLKAVQGHEAVADVEVTP, from the coding sequence ATGGCGCTCATCGACAGAACGCTGGACACTATCGAGTTGCGGTTGTTGGGCATGCTTCAGGACTACGCGCGTGTATCCCAGGCCGACATGGCGCGTACGGTTGGCCTGGCTCCTTCGGCAGTGCTCGAGCGCCTGCGCAAGCTCGAGGCGCGCGGCGTCATTCGGGGATTCGCCGCTGTGCTCGATCCTCGAGCTGTTGATTTAGGTCAATTGGCCTTTGTCGCTGTCCGTGTCTCTGGTTCCGGAGAGCAGGAAGAAAATGCCGGTGCGCGCCTGGCGGCCGTGCCGGAGGTCCTCGAGGTGCATCATGTAGCTGGCGAGGACTGCTACCTCCTCAAGGTCCGCACCCGGGATGCCCAGCATCTCGGGGCCCTTCTTCGACAGCGACTTGGCCGTATTCCCGGCGTCGTCTCCACACGCACGACCGTCGTGCTGGAGACGGTCAAGGAAACGTCCAGGTTGCCCTTGGAGACGCGCACCGACCTCAAAGCCGTGCAGGGACACGAAGCGGTAGCGGACGTGGAGGTGACGCCGTGA
- a CDS encoding EamA family transporter, translating to MSRITTRQKAYAAFMAVCFFWGTTYIGIKIALETVPPFLLGGIRFTIAGSVLAVSLRLLGHRWPDWRRAPTFLVIGVAMLGFGNGGVVWAEQFMASGLVAVLVASTPFWMVGIESFAGGERLTRRTVGGLLVGFTGILLLVWPDLTRALTATSGWTWVGGLVSTQLACIGWSVGSTISKQRLKDTDPLVASAFQMLAGGLVMLLVAAVLGEYGRLAWTPRTLAAVVYLFFAGSLIGFVAYTYALRHLPMSTVSLYPYVNPVVAVILGTWLLHEPLTWRIVAAIAIILAGSAVVSRRPKAIQNSEFRIERDATALGSAAALRVQGSE from the coding sequence GTGAGTCGCATCACGACGAGGCAGAAGGCATACGCGGCGTTCATGGCTGTGTGCTTCTTCTGGGGTACGACCTATATCGGGATCAAGATCGCGCTCGAGACCGTACCGCCGTTCCTCCTCGGCGGCATCCGGTTCACGATCGCAGGCAGCGTGCTGGCGGTGTCTTTGCGACTCCTCGGGCATCGTTGGCCCGACTGGCGGCGCGCGCCCACGTTCCTTGTCATCGGCGTCGCGATGCTCGGGTTCGGTAACGGCGGCGTCGTGTGGGCCGAACAGTTCATGGCGAGTGGGCTGGTTGCCGTGCTGGTCGCCTCGACGCCGTTCTGGATGGTCGGCATCGAGTCCTTCGCTGGGGGCGAGCGCCTGACACGGCGCACGGTTGGCGGACTGCTGGTGGGCTTCACCGGCATCCTCCTGCTCGTCTGGCCGGATCTGACTCGAGCCCTGACTGCCACCTCGGGCTGGACGTGGGTTGGAGGGTTGGTCTCCACCCAGCTGGCGTGCATCGGGTGGTCGGTCGGCTCGACGATTTCCAAGCAGCGCCTCAAGGACACCGACCCGCTCGTCGCCTCGGCCTTCCAGATGCTTGCCGGCGGACTCGTCATGCTCCTCGTGGCCGCGGTCCTTGGAGAGTACGGGCGTCTCGCCTGGACGCCACGCACGCTGGCAGCGGTGGTCTACCTCTTCTTCGCAGGCAGTCTGATCGGATTCGTCGCGTACACGTACGCCCTCCGCCACCTGCCGATGTCGACCGTGTCGCTGTACCCGTACGTCAACCCGGTTGTCGCCGTCATTCTGGGCACCTGGTTGCTGCATGAGCCCCTGACGTGGCGGATCGTCGCGGCCATCGCGATCATCCTCGCCGGCTCGGCCGTGGTGTCACGAAGGCCTAAAGCAATTCAGAATTCAGAATTCAGAATTGAGCGCGACGCCACCGCCCTTGGCTCTGCCGCAGCACTCAGAGTTCAGGGCTCGGAGTAG